A genomic region of Arachis stenosperma cultivar V10309 chromosome 9, arast.V10309.gnm1.PFL2, whole genome shotgun sequence contains the following coding sequences:
- the LOC130950676 gene encoding putative 1-phosphatidylinositol-3-phosphate 5-kinase FAB1D isoform X1, with translation MCSMCHYCGAGLMGSNVDEKKQDHESSLKLNSKVPTKPCKFCGEKLERENMKLNGTSPFATPHISPTSSLSSSGSCVSTCSDFSVDVNSFDRMSREESTVGSAREDLHKLNGELQKGMENNSQESSNDNEGYIVRNVEIEQGRNCQEPKLDGSENPDTSSAEEIEYSLPNDLDIQTWEPPEPENPEDDMDNSVTYNDEDEDEDNWGDPTTSIFSSKDEVSGCNRFKEEKQRAMEEVMNGKFKALVGQLLKSVGVPSSDEGDKSWVDIVTSLSWEAAAFLKADAIGINTMDPDGYVKVKCIAAGSRSQSQLVRGSVFKKHAAHKHMPTKYKHPRLLLISGMLGHSGLSSFDSMHQEKDYLKSKMDLIEMCHPNVILVEKTVSRDIQESILAKGMTLVLDMKLHRLERVARCTGSPILTCDNLNGQKLKHCDFIYFEKFVEEHAGTVEGGKRPTKTLMFIEGCPTRLGCTILLKGAPSDELKRVKCIVRCAVVMAYHLILETSFLVDQKAMFSTIPSLNEAGILPINQQSLDSASVDTSIPFVEYSAENGIISTDVPISNGLHEKIANSSVQQEFFPFSSEPYNPAVFSGFSAISSSLKKVMGDSFQFTSSAPYQSLSEYFGFNGRKPDDQVSISISGLDSPEADGSTKTEANSNSDDEKLLNGGQSLSSAAYLNSNGDKIKDGDIDGNKIQNKDEINAMLDSQSILVLMSSRNALRGTVCQQSHFSHIMFYKNFDVPLGKFLKDNLLNQTRLCDTCQELPEAHLYYYAHHNKQLTIQVKRLPEARFLPGEEEGKLWMWSRCGKCKARFTKRVLISATARSLSFGKFLELSLSHYSTSSGKLSCGHSLDRDFLYFFGLGHMVAMFRYSSVMTYNVAMPPQKLELSGSIKQERLSKEIENVYMKGISLFTEVAHLLKTISSNGSTLNLGGSMREFTEVEMMLKREQEEFEVNIKNAVAKKGDLDRAAYKLLCLNRLMWDLFIEAYVWDRRLNSLLSPDHLKTESDVSEKVMQECGSTEGGNINGMRDTSVEVNEIPIKEIPISGPLLECNEQDDLSNASDVPLNVSMPIISDFRSERPADRKLKLNVDVPTRFPLSDSSLYETDSAMSNHLQVHENSPASTDNTQISHPAADTRISNKDDSQHSPVPILPDSNEWFWRPFADIRQIGIRDFQKRFLPRFEPVSSSIIENLPTANQLIADEGTRLHIPLRTDNFIVSDYEGEPSSIIACALAFLKDPSVVTEVDDGDDGLPSSFHGALPSPQTFSRSSSDADSVHSAGSTSSEESRTSHAPENHSIEIAMGYAKSLGREKYSVICHYVNQFRELRSRCCLSELDYIASLSRCRNWDAKGGKSKSFFAKTLDDRFIIKEIKKTELDSFLGFSSVYFKYMRESFESGSQTCLAKVMGIYQVTKRNVKTGKEVKHDLMVMENLTYNCNITRQYDLKGALYARFNTATDGAGDVLLDQNFVNDMNSSPLYVSHKAKRFLQRAVWNDTTFLNSVNVMDYSLLVGVDSQKRVLVCGIIDYLRQYTWDKHLETWMKSSLVVPKNVLPTVISPREYKKRFRKFMSTHFLSVPDHWCSQKLPSPCKLCGSGEDDPPQQG, from the exons ATGTGTAGTATGTGCCATTATTGTGGTGCTGGTTTGATGGGATCAAATGTTGATGAGAAGAAACAGGATCATGAGAGTAGTTTGAAGTTGAATAGTAAAGTTCCCACAAAGCCTTGTAAGTTTTGTGGGGAGAAGCTAGAGCGCGAAAATATGAAATTGAATGGTACAAGTCCTTTTGCGACTCCACACATTAGTCCAACTTCATCCTTGTCAAGTAGTGGTAGCTGTGTCTCCACCTGCA GTGATTTTTCTGTTGATGTGAACTCATTCGACAG GATGAGTCGAGAAGAAAGTACAGTAGGCAGTGCTAGAGAAGATCTTCATAAGTTGAATGGAGAATTGCAAAAAGGGATGGAAAACAATTCCCAAGAAAGCAGTAATGACAATGAGGGTTACATAGTGAGAAATGTGGAGATTGAGCAAGGCCGTAACTGTCAAGAACCAAAACTTGATGGTTCTGAAAACCCTGACACATCCTCTGCTGAAGAGATCGAATATTCTCTTCCTAATGACTTGGATATCCAAACCTGGGAACCACCTGAGCCAGAAAATCCAGAGGATGATATGGACAACAGTGTGACTTATAATGATGAAGATGAAGACGAGGATAACTGGGGTGATCCTACTACCTCTATATTTAGTTCCAAGGATGAAGTAAGTGGATGCAATAGGTTCAAAGAGGAAAAACAGAGAGCAATGGAAGAAGTAATGAATGGAAAATTCAAGGCACTTGTGGGCCAGCTTCTTAAATCTGTTGGAGTTCCCTCTTCTGATGAAGGTGATAAGAGTTGGGTGGACATAGTAACATCTTTATCCTGGGAAGCTGCTGCTTTTTTGAaggctgatgctattggaattAATACAATGGATCCTGATGGATATGTCAAAGTAAAATGCATTGCAGCTGGTTCCCGCAGCCAAAG TCAGCTCGTGAGAGGTTCCGTCTTCAAGAAACATGCTGCTCACAAGCACATGCCAACTAAATACAAACATCCAAGGTTGTTACTGATTAGTGGCATGCTTGGTCATAGTGGACTGTCCTCATTTGATTCCATGCACCAG GAGAAAGACTATCTGAAGTCCAAGATGGATCTTATAGAAATGTGCCATCCAAATGTTATATTAGTTGAGAAGACAGTTTCTCGAGATATACAAGAGTCAATTTTGGCAAAGGGGATGACGCTAGTTCTTGATATGAAGCTTCATCGCCTGGAAAGGGTTGCACGTTGTACTGGCTCACCAATTCTAACATGTGATAATTTGAATGGTCAAAAGCTGAAACACTGTGACTTTATTTACTTTGAGAAGTTTGTTGAGGAACATGCTGGTACAGTTGAAGGAGGAAAGCGGCCAACCAAGACTTTGATGTTCATTGAGGGCTGTCCTACACGTTTGGGATGCACG ATTTTGTTGAAAGGAGCACCTAGTGATGAACTGAAAAGGGTCAAATGCATTGTGCGGTGTGCTGTTGTCATGGCATATCACTTAATCCTTGAAACCTCCTTTCTTGTTGATCAGAAAGCAATGTTTTCTACCATTCCTTCTTTGAATGAAGCAGGAATCTTGccaatcaatcaacaatccctTGATTCTGCATCAGTTGATACAAGCATTCCATTTGTTGAGTATTCTGCTGAAAATGGAATAATTAGTACTGATGTTCCAATTTCCAATGGACTTCATGAAAAAATTGCAAATAGTTCCGTACAACAAGAGTTTTTCCCATTTTCTAGTGAACCATATAATCCAGCCGTCTTTTCTGGGTTCTCAGCCATTTCATCTTCTCTGAAGAAAGTTATGGGGGATAGTTTTCAGTTTACATCTTCTGCTCCTTATCAGTCTCTCTCAGAATATTTTGGCTTCAATGGAAGGAAACCTGATGATCAGGTAAGCATATCAATTTCTGGTTTAGACTCTCCAGAGGCAGATGGCAGTACCAAGACCGAAGCAAATAGCAATTCTGATGATGAGAAGTTACTTAATGGTGGACAATCCCTGTCCTCTGCCGCATACTTAAACTCCAATGGAGACAAAATTAAAGATGGTGATATTGAtggaaataaaatccaaaataaagaTGAAATCAATGCAATGCTGGATTCACAGAGTATTTTGGTCTTGATGTCTAGCCGGAATGCCTTAAGAGGGACTGTCTGCCAGCAAAGTCATTTTTCTCATATCATGTTCTACAAGAATTTTGATGTTCCCCTTGGAAAGTTTCTGAAGGATAACCTACTTAATCAG ACAAGACTTTGTGACACCTGTCAAGAATTACCAGAAGCTCACTTGTATTATTATGCTCATCACAATAAACAACTTACAATACAAGTTAAACGATTGCCTGAGGCAAGGTTCTTGCCTGGGGAGGAAGAAGGGAAGCTTTGGATGTGGAGCCGTTGTGGAAAATGCAAGGCCCGCTTCACAAAGCGAGTGTTGATATCTGCCACCGCACGTAGTCTATCATTTGGAAAGTTTTTGGAGCTTAGCCTTTCTCACTATTCTACTTCTAGCGGAAAATTGAGCTGTGGCCATTCTCTTGACAGGGATTTTCTCTACTTCTTTGG ATTAGGTCATATGGTTGCAATGTTCAGATATTCTTCTGTCATGACTTATAATGTTGCCATGCCACCTCAAAAGCTAGAGTTAAGTGGTTCAATAAAACAAGAGAGGCTTTCGAAGGAGATTGAGAAT GTGTACATGAAAGGCATATCACTCTTTACGGAAGTTGCACACCTTTTGAAGACAATAAGTTCTAATGGATCAACGTTGAATCTTGGAGGATCAATGAGAGAGTTCACTGAGGTTGAGATGATGTTAAAGCGAGAGCAAGAAGAGTTTGAG GTAAATATCAAGAATGCTGTTGCTAAGAAGGGGGATCTAGATCGGGCTGCGTACAAACTTCTCTGTCTAAACCGATTGATGTGGGATCTTTTTATTGAAGCCTATGTTTGGGATCGACGACTGAACTCACTTCTCTCTCCTGATCATCTAAAAACTGAGTCTGATGTCTCTGAGAAAGTTATGCAAGAATGTGGGTCTACGGAAGGTGGCAATATAAATGGGATGCGAGACACATCTGTGGAAGTGAATGAAATCCCTATAAAGGAAATTCCGATAAGTGGACCTCTTCTAGAATGCAATGAACAGGATGATCTATCTAATGCATCTGATGTCCCACTAAATGTGTCGATGCCAATTATTAGTGATTTTAGGTCAGAGAGACCCGCTGACCGAAAGTTGAAATTGAATGTAGATGTTCCCACTCGGTTCCCTTTATCAGATAGCAGTCTCTATGAAACAGACTCTGCTATGTCAAATCATCTCCAAGTGCATGAAAATTCTCCAGCTTCCACAGATAATACACAAATTAGTCATCCAGCTGCTGATACGAGGATATCAAACAAGGATGATTCACAGCATTCACCTGTTCCCATCTTGCCGGATTCAAATGAATGGTTCTGGAGGCCATTTGCCGACATTCGGCAGATCGGCATCAGGGACTTCCAGAAAAGATTCTTGCCAAGATTTGAACCAGTAAGCAGCTCTATCATAGAAAATTTACCAACAGCAAATCAACTAATCGCTGATGAAGGCACAAGGTTGCACATCCCCCTTAGGACAGATAATTTTATTGTATCTGACTATGAGGGTGAACCCTCAAGTATAATTGCTTGTGCTCTGGCCTTTCTGAAAGATCCATCGGTGGTGACAGAAGTTGATGATGGGGATGATGGTTTGCCTAGTTCATTCCATGGAGCCTTACCCTCTCCACAGACGTTTTCAAGAAGTTCTTCAGATGCAGATTCTGTGCACTCTGCAGGAAGCACTTCTTCGGAAGAGTCAAGAACTTCTCATGCTCCAGAAAACCATAGTATAGAGATCGCAATGGGATATGCAAAATCACTAGGGAGGGAAAAATATTCAGTGATCTGTCATTACGTTAACCAGTTCCGTGAACTTAGGAGTAGATGTTGTCTATCTGAGCTTGATTATATTGCTTCTTTAAGCCGCTGTAGGAATTGGGATGCTAAAGGTGGGAAAAGCAAATCCTTTTTCGCGAAGACACTTGATGACAGGTTCATCATAAAGGAAATCAAGAAGACAGAGCTTGATTCATTTTTGGGTTTTTCTTCTGTGTATTTCAAATACATGAGGGAGTCATTTGAGTCTGGGAGCCAAACATGTCTCGCAAAGGTCATGGGGATATATCAG GTTACTAAAAGAAACGTAAAAACTGGAAAAGAAGTTAAGCATGACCTCATGGTGATGGAAAATCTTACCTACAATTGCAATATTACTCGCCAGTATGATCTTAAAGGTGCTCTTTATGCCCGGTTCAATACTGCTACTGATGGTGCTGGAGATGTTCTTTTGGATCAGAACTTTGTGAATGACATGAACTCTTCTCCACTGTATGTCAGTCATAAAGCCAAGCGTTTTCTTCAAAGGGCTGTTTGGAATGACACAACTTTTCTCAAT
- the LOC130950676 gene encoding putative 1-phosphatidylinositol-3-phosphate 5-kinase FAB1D isoform X2 — MCSMCHYCGAGLMGSNVDEKKQDHESSLKLNSKVPTKPCKFCGEKLERENMKLNGDFSVDVNSFDRMSREESTVGSAREDLHKLNGELQKGMENNSQESSNDNEGYIVRNVEIEQGRNCQEPKLDGSENPDTSSAEEIEYSLPNDLDIQTWEPPEPENPEDDMDNSVTYNDEDEDEDNWGDPTTSIFSSKDEVSGCNRFKEEKQRAMEEVMNGKFKALVGQLLKSVGVPSSDEGDKSWVDIVTSLSWEAAAFLKADAIGINTMDPDGYVKVKCIAAGSRSQSQLVRGSVFKKHAAHKHMPTKYKHPRLLLISGMLGHSGLSSFDSMHQEKDYLKSKMDLIEMCHPNVILVEKTVSRDIQESILAKGMTLVLDMKLHRLERVARCTGSPILTCDNLNGQKLKHCDFIYFEKFVEEHAGTVEGGKRPTKTLMFIEGCPTRLGCTILLKGAPSDELKRVKCIVRCAVVMAYHLILETSFLVDQKAMFSTIPSLNEAGILPINQQSLDSASVDTSIPFVEYSAENGIISTDVPISNGLHEKIANSSVQQEFFPFSSEPYNPAVFSGFSAISSSLKKVMGDSFQFTSSAPYQSLSEYFGFNGRKPDDQVSISISGLDSPEADGSTKTEANSNSDDEKLLNGGQSLSSAAYLNSNGDKIKDGDIDGNKIQNKDEINAMLDSQSILVLMSSRNALRGTVCQQSHFSHIMFYKNFDVPLGKFLKDNLLNQTRLCDTCQELPEAHLYYYAHHNKQLTIQVKRLPEARFLPGEEEGKLWMWSRCGKCKARFTKRVLISATARSLSFGKFLELSLSHYSTSSGKLSCGHSLDRDFLYFFGLGHMVAMFRYSSVMTYNVAMPPQKLELSGSIKQERLSKEIENVYMKGISLFTEVAHLLKTISSNGSTLNLGGSMREFTEVEMMLKREQEEFEVNIKNAVAKKGDLDRAAYKLLCLNRLMWDLFIEAYVWDRRLNSLLSPDHLKTESDVSEKVMQECGSTEGGNINGMRDTSVEVNEIPIKEIPISGPLLECNEQDDLSNASDVPLNVSMPIISDFRSERPADRKLKLNVDVPTRFPLSDSSLYETDSAMSNHLQVHENSPASTDNTQISHPAADTRISNKDDSQHSPVPILPDSNEWFWRPFADIRQIGIRDFQKRFLPRFEPVSSSIIENLPTANQLIADEGTRLHIPLRTDNFIVSDYEGEPSSIIACALAFLKDPSVVTEVDDGDDGLPSSFHGALPSPQTFSRSSSDADSVHSAGSTSSEESRTSHAPENHSIEIAMGYAKSLGREKYSVICHYVNQFRELRSRCCLSELDYIASLSRCRNWDAKGGKSKSFFAKTLDDRFIIKEIKKTELDSFLGFSSVYFKYMRESFESGSQTCLAKVMGIYQVTKRNVKTGKEVKHDLMVMENLTYNCNITRQYDLKGALYARFNTATDGAGDVLLDQNFVNDMNSSPLYVSHKAKRFLQRAVWNDTTFLNSVNVMDYSLLVGVDSQKRVLVCGIIDYLRQYTWDKHLETWMKSSLVVPKNVLPTVISPREYKKRFRKFMSTHFLSVPDHWCSQKLPSPCKLCGSGEDDPPQQG, encoded by the exons ATGTGTAGTATGTGCCATTATTGTGGTGCTGGTTTGATGGGATCAAATGTTGATGAGAAGAAACAGGATCATGAGAGTAGTTTGAAGTTGAATAGTAAAGTTCCCACAAAGCCTTGTAAGTTTTGTGGGGAGAAGCTAGAGCGCGAAAATATGAAATTGAATG GTGATTTTTCTGTTGATGTGAACTCATTCGACAG GATGAGTCGAGAAGAAAGTACAGTAGGCAGTGCTAGAGAAGATCTTCATAAGTTGAATGGAGAATTGCAAAAAGGGATGGAAAACAATTCCCAAGAAAGCAGTAATGACAATGAGGGTTACATAGTGAGAAATGTGGAGATTGAGCAAGGCCGTAACTGTCAAGAACCAAAACTTGATGGTTCTGAAAACCCTGACACATCCTCTGCTGAAGAGATCGAATATTCTCTTCCTAATGACTTGGATATCCAAACCTGGGAACCACCTGAGCCAGAAAATCCAGAGGATGATATGGACAACAGTGTGACTTATAATGATGAAGATGAAGACGAGGATAACTGGGGTGATCCTACTACCTCTATATTTAGTTCCAAGGATGAAGTAAGTGGATGCAATAGGTTCAAAGAGGAAAAACAGAGAGCAATGGAAGAAGTAATGAATGGAAAATTCAAGGCACTTGTGGGCCAGCTTCTTAAATCTGTTGGAGTTCCCTCTTCTGATGAAGGTGATAAGAGTTGGGTGGACATAGTAACATCTTTATCCTGGGAAGCTGCTGCTTTTTTGAaggctgatgctattggaattAATACAATGGATCCTGATGGATATGTCAAAGTAAAATGCATTGCAGCTGGTTCCCGCAGCCAAAG TCAGCTCGTGAGAGGTTCCGTCTTCAAGAAACATGCTGCTCACAAGCACATGCCAACTAAATACAAACATCCAAGGTTGTTACTGATTAGTGGCATGCTTGGTCATAGTGGACTGTCCTCATTTGATTCCATGCACCAG GAGAAAGACTATCTGAAGTCCAAGATGGATCTTATAGAAATGTGCCATCCAAATGTTATATTAGTTGAGAAGACAGTTTCTCGAGATATACAAGAGTCAATTTTGGCAAAGGGGATGACGCTAGTTCTTGATATGAAGCTTCATCGCCTGGAAAGGGTTGCACGTTGTACTGGCTCACCAATTCTAACATGTGATAATTTGAATGGTCAAAAGCTGAAACACTGTGACTTTATTTACTTTGAGAAGTTTGTTGAGGAACATGCTGGTACAGTTGAAGGAGGAAAGCGGCCAACCAAGACTTTGATGTTCATTGAGGGCTGTCCTACACGTTTGGGATGCACG ATTTTGTTGAAAGGAGCACCTAGTGATGAACTGAAAAGGGTCAAATGCATTGTGCGGTGTGCTGTTGTCATGGCATATCACTTAATCCTTGAAACCTCCTTTCTTGTTGATCAGAAAGCAATGTTTTCTACCATTCCTTCTTTGAATGAAGCAGGAATCTTGccaatcaatcaacaatccctTGATTCTGCATCAGTTGATACAAGCATTCCATTTGTTGAGTATTCTGCTGAAAATGGAATAATTAGTACTGATGTTCCAATTTCCAATGGACTTCATGAAAAAATTGCAAATAGTTCCGTACAACAAGAGTTTTTCCCATTTTCTAGTGAACCATATAATCCAGCCGTCTTTTCTGGGTTCTCAGCCATTTCATCTTCTCTGAAGAAAGTTATGGGGGATAGTTTTCAGTTTACATCTTCTGCTCCTTATCAGTCTCTCTCAGAATATTTTGGCTTCAATGGAAGGAAACCTGATGATCAGGTAAGCATATCAATTTCTGGTTTAGACTCTCCAGAGGCAGATGGCAGTACCAAGACCGAAGCAAATAGCAATTCTGATGATGAGAAGTTACTTAATGGTGGACAATCCCTGTCCTCTGCCGCATACTTAAACTCCAATGGAGACAAAATTAAAGATGGTGATATTGAtggaaataaaatccaaaataaagaTGAAATCAATGCAATGCTGGATTCACAGAGTATTTTGGTCTTGATGTCTAGCCGGAATGCCTTAAGAGGGACTGTCTGCCAGCAAAGTCATTTTTCTCATATCATGTTCTACAAGAATTTTGATGTTCCCCTTGGAAAGTTTCTGAAGGATAACCTACTTAATCAG ACAAGACTTTGTGACACCTGTCAAGAATTACCAGAAGCTCACTTGTATTATTATGCTCATCACAATAAACAACTTACAATACAAGTTAAACGATTGCCTGAGGCAAGGTTCTTGCCTGGGGAGGAAGAAGGGAAGCTTTGGATGTGGAGCCGTTGTGGAAAATGCAAGGCCCGCTTCACAAAGCGAGTGTTGATATCTGCCACCGCACGTAGTCTATCATTTGGAAAGTTTTTGGAGCTTAGCCTTTCTCACTATTCTACTTCTAGCGGAAAATTGAGCTGTGGCCATTCTCTTGACAGGGATTTTCTCTACTTCTTTGG ATTAGGTCATATGGTTGCAATGTTCAGATATTCTTCTGTCATGACTTATAATGTTGCCATGCCACCTCAAAAGCTAGAGTTAAGTGGTTCAATAAAACAAGAGAGGCTTTCGAAGGAGATTGAGAAT GTGTACATGAAAGGCATATCACTCTTTACGGAAGTTGCACACCTTTTGAAGACAATAAGTTCTAATGGATCAACGTTGAATCTTGGAGGATCAATGAGAGAGTTCACTGAGGTTGAGATGATGTTAAAGCGAGAGCAAGAAGAGTTTGAG GTAAATATCAAGAATGCTGTTGCTAAGAAGGGGGATCTAGATCGGGCTGCGTACAAACTTCTCTGTCTAAACCGATTGATGTGGGATCTTTTTATTGAAGCCTATGTTTGGGATCGACGACTGAACTCACTTCTCTCTCCTGATCATCTAAAAACTGAGTCTGATGTCTCTGAGAAAGTTATGCAAGAATGTGGGTCTACGGAAGGTGGCAATATAAATGGGATGCGAGACACATCTGTGGAAGTGAATGAAATCCCTATAAAGGAAATTCCGATAAGTGGACCTCTTCTAGAATGCAATGAACAGGATGATCTATCTAATGCATCTGATGTCCCACTAAATGTGTCGATGCCAATTATTAGTGATTTTAGGTCAGAGAGACCCGCTGACCGAAAGTTGAAATTGAATGTAGATGTTCCCACTCGGTTCCCTTTATCAGATAGCAGTCTCTATGAAACAGACTCTGCTATGTCAAATCATCTCCAAGTGCATGAAAATTCTCCAGCTTCCACAGATAATACACAAATTAGTCATCCAGCTGCTGATACGAGGATATCAAACAAGGATGATTCACAGCATTCACCTGTTCCCATCTTGCCGGATTCAAATGAATGGTTCTGGAGGCCATTTGCCGACATTCGGCAGATCGGCATCAGGGACTTCCAGAAAAGATTCTTGCCAAGATTTGAACCAGTAAGCAGCTCTATCATAGAAAATTTACCAACAGCAAATCAACTAATCGCTGATGAAGGCACAAGGTTGCACATCCCCCTTAGGACAGATAATTTTATTGTATCTGACTATGAGGGTGAACCCTCAAGTATAATTGCTTGTGCTCTGGCCTTTCTGAAAGATCCATCGGTGGTGACAGAAGTTGATGATGGGGATGATGGTTTGCCTAGTTCATTCCATGGAGCCTTACCCTCTCCACAGACGTTTTCAAGAAGTTCTTCAGATGCAGATTCTGTGCACTCTGCAGGAAGCACTTCTTCGGAAGAGTCAAGAACTTCTCATGCTCCAGAAAACCATAGTATAGAGATCGCAATGGGATATGCAAAATCACTAGGGAGGGAAAAATATTCAGTGATCTGTCATTACGTTAACCAGTTCCGTGAACTTAGGAGTAGATGTTGTCTATCTGAGCTTGATTATATTGCTTCTTTAAGCCGCTGTAGGAATTGGGATGCTAAAGGTGGGAAAAGCAAATCCTTTTTCGCGAAGACACTTGATGACAGGTTCATCATAAAGGAAATCAAGAAGACAGAGCTTGATTCATTTTTGGGTTTTTCTTCTGTGTATTTCAAATACATGAGGGAGTCATTTGAGTCTGGGAGCCAAACATGTCTCGCAAAGGTCATGGGGATATATCAG GTTACTAAAAGAAACGTAAAAACTGGAAAAGAAGTTAAGCATGACCTCATGGTGATGGAAAATCTTACCTACAATTGCAATATTACTCGCCAGTATGATCTTAAAGGTGCTCTTTATGCCCGGTTCAATACTGCTACTGATGGTGCTGGAGATGTTCTTTTGGATCAGAACTTTGTGAATGACATGAACTCTTCTCCACTGTATGTCAGTCATAAAGCCAAGCGTTTTCTTCAAAGGGCTGTTTGGAATGACACAACTTTTCTCAAT